TGCGCGACGCGCTGGATCATCTCCTGGATGAGGACGGTCTTGCCGACACCTGCACCGCCGAAGAGGCCGATCTTTCCACCCTGCACGTACGGGGTCAGCAGGTCGATGACCTTGATGCCGGTCTCGAACATCTGGGTCTTCGACTCGAGCAGGTCGAAGCTCGGCGCCTGGCGGTGGATCCCCCAGCGCTCCGTGACCTCGACGGTCTCGCCCGGTGCGCCGTTGAGGATGTCTCCCGTGACGTTGAAGACCTTGCCCTTGGTGACGTCGCCGACGGGGACCGTGATGGGGCCGCCGGTGTTGCGCACTTCCTGGCCGCGGACCATGCCGTCGGTGGGCTTCAGGGAGATCGCACGGACGAGGTCGTCGCCGAGGTGCTGAGCGACCTCGAGCGTGATCTCGGTGGACTCGCCTTCGATCGTGATCGTCGTCTTGAGGGCGTTGTAGATCTCGGGGATCGAGTCGTGGGGGAACTCGATGTCGACGACCGGGCCCGTGACGCGCGCGACGCGGCCGACCGACGTGGCGGTCTTCTCTGCGGTGAGGCTCATGGCTTCTTCTCTTTCGTATGGTCTATTTGCTGGATGACAGAGCATCCGCGCCGCCGACGATCTCGGCGATCTGCTGCGTGATCTCGGCCTGGCGCGCGTTGTTGCGCAGGCGGGTGTAGTCGGTGATGAGCTTGTCGGCGTTGTCGCTGGCGGACTTCATCGCCTTCTGCGTCGCAGCGTGCTTCGCAGCAGACGACTGCAGGAGAGCGTTGAAGACACGGCTCTGGATGTAGACAGGCAGGAGCGCATCGAGCACGACGCCGGCATCCGGTTCGAACTCGTAGAGCGGATACACCTGAGCGGGTCCCGTCGATTCCTCGGCCTCGACGACCTCCAGGGGAAGCAGGCGAACAGTCTCGGGAGACTGCGTCATCATGCTGACGAAGCGGTTGTAGACGAGGTTGATCTCATCGACGCCGCCGTCGTCGCCGCCGCGGTCGTACGCGTCGATGAGCGTCGCCGCGATCTCCTCGGCCGTCGTGAAGTGCGGCGTGTCGGTGTCACCCGTCCACTCCGCCGCGGCCTCCATGCGACGGAACTGGAAGTAGCCGACGGCCTTCCGTCCGACGAGGTAGAACACCGGCTCCTTGCCCTGACTGCGCACGAGCTCGGCGAGTTCGAGTCCCTCTCGCAGGATCTGGGAGTTGAACGCGCCGGCAAGTCCGCGGTCGGACGAGAAGATCACGATCGCGGAGCGACGGATCGTCTCGCGTTCCGTGGTGAGCGGGTGGTCGATGTTGGAGTGCGTCGACACGGCGGAGACGGCCCGGGTCACGGCTCGCGCAAAGGGCGAGGAGGCGCGGACGCGCGCCATCGCCTTCTGGATTCGCGAAGCCGCGATGAGCTCCATCGCCTTCGTGATCTTCTTGGTCGTCTGAGCAGAACTGATCTTCTGCTTGTAGACCCGCAGTTGTGCGCCCATGGTGTGTGCCCTCGACCGCCTTAGCGGCGGCCCTTGACGATCTTCTCCTGGTTCACGTCTTCAGCCTCGGCTGCCGCGACCTCTTCGTGTCCGGGCTTGCCGATCGCCTGACCCTTGCCGGACTGGAACTCGAGGATGAACTCGTCGGTCTTCTTCGCGAGCTCTGCAGCGGTGGCGTCGTCGAGGACGTTCGTCTCGCGGAGCGTGTCGAGGATCGACGTGTTGCGACGGAGGTAGTCGATGAGCTCGCGCTCGAAGGCGAGCACATCCTCGACCTCGATCGTGTCGAGCTTGCCGTTCGTACCGGCCCAGATCGAAACGACCTGCGCCTCGACGGGGTACGGGTCGTACTGCGGCTGCTTGAGGAGCTCGGTCAGGCGAGCGCCACGAGCCAGCTGACGACGCGACGCGGCATCCAGGTCGCTCGCGAACATCGCGAACGCCTCGAGCGAGCGGTACTGAGCGAGCTCGAGCTTGAGCGTTCCAGACACCTTCTTGATCGACTTGACCTGGGCGTCACCGCCGACGCGCGAGACCGAGATACCGACGTCGACCGCGGGACGCTGGTTGGCGTTGAAGAGGTCGGACTGCAGGAAGATCTGGCCGTCGGTGATCGAGATCACGTTCGTCGGGATGTAGGCCGAGACGTCGTTGGCCTTCGTCTCGATGATGGGCAGACCCGTCATCGAACCCGCGCCGAGCTCGTCGGACAGCTTCGCGCAACGCTCGAGCAGACGCGAGTGCAGGTAGAAGACATCACCGGGGTACGCCTCGCGGCCCGGCGGGCGACGGAGGAGGAGCGACACGGCGCGGTAGGCCTCGGCCTGCTTCGACAGGTCGTCGAAGATGATCAGGACGTGCTTGCCGTCGTACATCCAGTGCTGGCCGATGGCCGAGCCCGTGTAGGGGGCGAGGTACTTGAAGCCGGCGGGGTCGGATGCCGGAGCGGCGACGATCGTCGTGTACTCCATTGCACCGGCGTCTTCGAGCGCGCCCTTGACCGACGCGATCGTCGAGCCCTTCTGGCCGATGGCGACGTAGATGCAGCGCACCTGCTTCGTCGCGTCGCCCGACTCCCAGTTGGCCTTCTGGTTGATGATCGTGTCGATCGCGATCGCCGTCTTGCCCGTCTGGCGGTCGCCGATGATGAGCTGACGCTGTCCGCGGCCGACCGGGATCATGGCGTCGATGGCCTTGATGCCCGTCTGGAGGGGCTCGTGGACGCTCTTGCGCTGCATGACGCCCGGCGCCTGCAGCTCGAGGGCACGACGACCGTCGAGGGGAGAGATCGAGCCGAGTCCGTCGATCGGGTTGCCGAGCGGGTCGACGACGCGTCCGAGGTAGCCGTCGCCGACGGGGACCGAGAGGACCTCGCCCGTGCGGGTGACCTGCATGCCGGCCTCGATGCCGGAGAACTCACCGAGGACGACGACACCGATCTCGTGCTCGTCGAGGTTCTGAGCCAGGCCGAGCGTGCCGTCTGCGAAGGTCACGAGCTCGTTGGCCATGACGCCGGGGAGACCCTCGACGTGTGCGATGCCGTCTGCGGCGTCGATGACCGTGCCGACCTCCGTCGCCGCAGCGCCCGTGGGCTCGTACGCGGCGACGAAGTCCTTCAGCGCGTCACGGATGACGTCGGGGCTGATTGACAGTTCTGCCATTGTCTTCCTTCGTTCATGGGGCCTCGGCCCCGAAATCTCCGCCGCGCTCCTGCTGGAGCGAGGTGGGAAGTCTGTTATCCGGCGAGTCGCTGGCGGAGGTCGGCCAGACGGGACGACACGCTCGCGTCGATGACGTCGTCGGCGATCTGCACGCGCAGGCCTCCCACGACGGACCGATCGATGACGGTGTTGATCGCGACGGCGGTGCCGTAGCGCTGGGAGAGCGCCGCCGTGAGGCGGGTGATCTGCGCGTCGCTGAGCGGCACGGCCGTCGTCACCATCGCGACGGTGCGGCCGCGCTGGTCAGCCACGAGCTGCTGAGCCCGTCCGAGGACCTGACGCACACGACGCTCCCGCGAGAGCTGAACGAGCGACGCCGCGATGAGCGTCGTCGCGTCGCTCGTGCGGCCCGCGAGGAGCTTCTCGACGAGCGCGCCCTTCGCGGCGGAGTCGCCGAGACGGCTGCCCAGCGCAAGCTCGAGCTCCGGGTTGGCGGCGACCATCCGCGAGAAGCGGAACAGTTCGCTCTCGACGTCGGCGTTCGGCTCGGCGGTCGCGGCAGCCCGCACGGCGAGCTCCTCGATGCCCTCGACAAGATCGGACGCCGACGACCAGCGCTGATCCACGACGGTCGACAGGAGCGACGTCGTCGCCGGCGAGAACGCCGAGCTGAAGACATCGGAGACGACCTTGCGCCGTGCGGCGGGTGCCGCAGCGGAATCGGCGAGCGCGCCGCTCAGCTGCGACGAGTCGCCCACGGCCCGCGCCGCGGCGAAGAGCTCGCGGGCGACGGCGAGGTCGACACCCGACGCGGCGCCGAGCGCCGCCGTCGTCGCCGCGAGGGCCTGAGTGGTCGCGCTGCCCATTACGCCTTGGCTCCTTCGGAGGCCTCGAGGTCTGCGAGGAAGCGATCGACGACGGCCTGAGCCTTCGCGTCGTCGGAGAGCCGCTCACCGATCACGCCGCCGGCGAGGTCGAGTGCGAGCGATCCGACCTCGCTGCGGAGCGACACGAGAGCGGTCTGGCGCTCCGCCTCGATCTGCGCGTGCGCGGATGCCGTCACGCGAGCGGCCTCGGCCGTCGCGGCGTCCTTCGCCTCGGCGATGATCTTCTTGCCGTCTTCACGAGCCGCGTCGCGGATCGTTCCGGCTTCCTTGCGGGCATCGGCGAGCTGGGCCGTGTACTCGGCGAGCGCGGCCTCGGCCTTGCGCTGCGCCTCGTCGGCCTTCGCGATGTTCCCCTCGATCGCCGCACCGCGCTCGTCGAGCAACTTCTTCATGCGCGGAAGGGCGACCTTCCAGAACACGAACAGGATGACGACGAAGCAGACCGCCGACCAGATGATGTCGTACGCCGCGGGGAAGAGGGGATTGTAAGACTCCCCTTCTTCCGCGGCGTACGCGACAAGAGCGTTCAGCATCCTGTCTCCTTAGGTCGAGAGTGAGTGATCAGAAGCCGAAGATGAAGGCGGTCGCGATGCCGATGAAGGCGAGCGCCTCGGTGAAGGCGATACCGATCCACATGAGGACCTGCAGGCGACCGGCGAGCTCGGGCTGGCGAGCGACGCCCTCGATCGTCTTGCCGACGACGATGCCCACACCGATGGCGGGACCGATCGCGGCGAGGCCGTAGCCCACCGTCGCGATGGAGCCAGAGACCTGGGCGAGAACCGTAGTTGCGTCCACGGGGGTTTTCCTTTCGGTTGAGGGCGGCCCTGGGGTTTGGGTGCAGGGCCGTCCCGCGTTTATCAGTGCTCTTCTGCGACCGCGAGCTGGATGTAGACCGCGGTGAGGAGGGCGAAGACGTAAGCCTGGAGAACGGATACCAGGATCTCGAAGAGCGTGAAGGCGAAGCCGAACGCGAGGCTTCCGGCGGCGAGAGCCGACCACCAGCCTCCGAGATCGAAGAGGAAGAACTGCGTCGCCGCGAAGAACAGGACGAGCAGGAGGTGGCCGACCATCATGTTCATGAGGAGTCGGAGGGTCAGCGTGACAGGCCGGATGACGAACGTCGAGATGAGTTCGATCGGCGTCACGATGATGTAGATGGGCCACGGGACGCCCGAGGGGAAGAGCGAGTTCTTGAAGAAGTTCTTCGGGCTCTTCTTCAGGCCTGCGTAAATGAACGTGACGTAGCTCACGACGGCGAGAAGCAACGGCACGGCGATGATGCTCGTTCCCGCGATGTTCAAGCCGGGGATGATGCCCGTGATGTTCATGAACAGGACCATGAAGAAGATGGTCGTGAGGATCGGCAGGAACCGGTCGCCGTCCTTCTTGCCGAGGAGGTCGTGCGCGATGTTCACGCGGACGAAGTCCAGGCCCATCTCGACGAGGCTCTGGAAGCGGCCGGGCACGACCCTCATGCGGCGCGTGCCGAGCCAGAAGATGAGGACCACCGCGAGCGTCGCGAGCAACTGGATCATGTGGATCCGGTTGAACTCGAACCAGCCGATCGTGAAGATCGCCTCAGGGAAGAATTCCGCGATCGAGGGAGCGTGGAATTCGCCCCCGTCTTCGGCGGCGGCATTGGCGATCAGGGTCGCAGCTTGAGTAAACAGCGCTGGCTCCAGCTTCGGGGCATTGGTCGGGGACCGTTGCGACGATGGTCGATGAGCGTCATCCGCAAGTGCTCGCAAGCGAGCGGGGCGGGCGCAGAATTCAGCCTATCAAACCTTAGGACCACCTGAGTCCGCCGGTCCCTGCCGAGGGGCGTCGTCGTCGGGTGCGACGGTCGGCAGCGTCGTGTCGCTGACGTGCGGAATGCGCATCCGGAGCATGACGACGACATCGATGAGGAGCGACACGACGATGCCCGCCACGATCGCGATGAAGAAGACGACGGGGTTGATCCAGGGCTGTCCGCGCAGGATCACGAGCACCGCGATGAAGACGATGAACTTGAGGATCCAGGCGCCCATGACGATGCCGAAGAAGACGGGGACGTACAGGTCATCGCCGTACCAGCGGTTCGCGATCAGGATGCTGAGACCCGTGATCGCCAGGAAGACCGCCGCGAGGACGACGCCGGCCAGTGCGCTCCAGAGCCCCTCCGGGCCCGCCGCGACGTAGCCGATGAGCGCACCGGCGAGCGCGAGCACCGCCGTCGCGCCGGCGGACCACAGCAGTGTCGTTCGGAGGATCGGCGTGCTGGAAACGGGACTGGGGCTCATCGGGCGTCCTCCTGGACGTGCGGTGGGGCGGGAAGCAGGTCGGATGCCGCGCGTCGTCGCGACGGCAGGAAGGTGAGGACGAGGCAGATCGCGACGCCGACGACGCCGAAGGCGACACCGATGAGGTACTCCCCCGGCCAGTCGGACTGCGTTCCGATGTACATCAGGAGGAACGCGAGGCTGACGACCGCCGTCCACGCGTAGAAGATCAGCACGGCGTCGCGATCGGAGTGGCCCATGTCCAGCATCCGGTGGTGAAGGTGCTTGCGGTCGGGCGAGAACGGGGACTTCCCCGCACCGACTCTGCGGATGACCGCGAGTCCGAAGTCGAGAAGCGGCAGCAGGACGACGACGATCGGCAGCAGGATCGGGATGAAGGCACCGAGGAGCTGCGAGCGGCCGAACGAGTCGTTGTCGTCCACGAGGGCGGGCGGGATGTTGCCCGTGATCGCGATCGCCGACGTCGCCATGAGGAGCCCGAGCATGAGCGCGCCGGAGTCTCCCATGAAGAGCTTCGCGGGACTCCAGTTGAGCGGGAGGAACCCGATGCACGCACCGATCAGAACGGCAGCGATGAAGGACGCGAGGTTGAAGTACGTGCTCGCGCCCGTGTCACGCGAGAAGAGGTACGAGTACGCGAAGAAGACGACGTTGGCGATGAGGCAGACTCCGGCCACCAGCCCGTCGAGGCCGTCGATGAAGTTGACGGCGTTCATGACGACGACGATCGCGAAGACCGTCAGGGTCACGCTCACCCAGCTCGACCAGACCGTGATGCCGCCGATCGGCAGCGCGTAGATCTGCAGTCCCCCGAACCACGCGATGATCCCCGCCGCAAGGAACTGCGCGCCGAGCTTGATGAGCCAGTCCAGATCCCACAGGTCGTCGAGGACCCCCACGACGACGATGAGGAGCGTCGCACCGAGGATCGCCCAGACGCGCTCCGGCTGTGCCCAGATGAGGGAGAAGAAGGGATTCGGTGCTGATAGCAGGACGGCCGTCGCGACACCGAGGAACATCGCGACTCCCCCGAGCCGCGGCGTCGGGTTCTTGTGCACGTCGCGCTCGCGGATGCCGGGATACAGCTTGTATCGCAGGCTCAACCGCCAGACCACCCACGTCAGCACGAAGGTGAGTGCCGCCGTCAGGATGATCGTGAAGATGTACTGCTTCACGCGCGCCCGTCGGACGACACGGCGTCCTCGCCTCCGACTGCGGGTTCTGGTTCGGCACCGGGCTCAGCATCGGTACTGGGCTCAGCATCGGCACCGGGCTGAGCAGTGTGGTCGGATTCTGCACCGGGATCGGGCTCGAGGAGATCGCCGAGCACCTCGCGCAGCTGGTCGCGCGTGATGGCTCCCTCCCGCAGCACACGGACGATGGGGGTCTCGCCGCCGACGAGAGTCGTGGCATCCACGATCGTCGACGAGATGCCGGTGTCGGATGGACCGCCGTCGAGATAGACCGAGACGGCGTCGCCGAGGTACTGCTGCGCCTCGTCGATGAGGACGGACGCGGACATTCCCGTGAGGTTGGCGCTCGAGACGGCGAGCGGACCCGTGTCTTCGAGCAGCTCGAGCGCGAAGCGGTTCGCCGGCATGCGGACGGCGACCGTGCCGTGAGTCTCGCCCAGGTCCCACGAGAGGGATGGCTGGGCGGGCAGCACGATCGTGAGGCCCCCCGGCCAGAACTCCTCGATGAGGCGCTCGACAGGCTCGGGGATCTCCGCGGCGAGGGCGCGCAGCGTATTGACGCCCGGAACCAGCACGGGGGGCGGCGACTGGCGTCCGCGACCCTTCGTGTCGAGCAGGTTCTGGACGGCTTCCGCATTGAAGGCATCGGCCGCGATGCCGTAGACGGTGTCGGTGGGCAGGACGACGAGGTCGCCGCGGGCGATGGCGCGACGGGCTTCGCGCAACCCCGGCAGCAGCTGCGACTCGTCGCGGCAGTCGAAGAGGGAGGACATGACCGGCCCAGTCTACGGGCGCTGACCCGCAGTTCCTTGCGTCAGGGCCGGATGGCCGTCGTCGCGCGGTCGCGCATCGTCAAGTCGGGATGCGTCGCGGCCGCGCGCCATCCGTCCGCCGAGAGAAGCTCACGGATCGGTTCGCCCTGCCACTCCCCGTGCTCGATGACGATGATCCCGCCCGGATGCGCGAGCCGGAGCCCGACCCGGCTCAGCGTACGGACGACGTCGAGGCCGTCCGCACCGCCGTAGAGGGCGGCCGGCGGATCGAAGAAGCGCACCTCGGGGTCACGCGGGATCGCGGCATCCGGAACGTACGGCGGATTGGACACGACGACCGAGACCATGCCGTCGAGCTCAGGGAACGCGTCGGCCAGATCGACGAAGGCGAGGCGCGCGTTGTCGGCGCCGAACCGAGCGAAGTTCTCCTTCGTCCAGAGAAAGGCGTCGACCGAGTTCTCCGCGGCGTGCACCTGCGCGTGCGGCACCTCTGTCGCGAGCGACAGGGCGATCGCGCCGCTCCCCGTCCCGAGGTCGACGGCGATGGGAGCAGGGGATGCCGCGGCCCGCAGCGCGTCGATCGCCAACTGCGCGACGATCTCGGTCTCAGGCCGCGGCACGAAGACCCCCGGCCCCACACTCAGCTCGAGGTGACGGAAGGGCGCCGTACCCGTGAGGTGCTGGAGCGGAACACGCGTCGCACGGCGGGCGACGAGGTCGTCGAACATCGCGGCATCCGCGGGCTCGATGCCGTCACCGCGTACGAGAGCCGCCTGAATCGACCCACGCCCCGTCGAGAGGACGTGGGCAGCGAGAAGCTCGGCGTCGACGACGGGATCGGGCACTCCTGCTCGTGCGAGTGTCTCGGCGGCGCGGCGGAGAGCGGCGGAGAGCGGTTCGGTAGGCGTCATGAGCGGCGTCCAGCCTAGCGCCGTCGTCATACTCGGCCGACCGTCGGGTGGCTCCCCTAGGCTGGATCCCGGCTCGCTCATCCCCCGAAAGGCCCGACATGCCCGGCATCCATCCCGACATCACGACCGCTTTCGGCGACACGCCGCTGGTCAAGCTGAACCGCGTCGCCGAGGGCGTCGACGCGACGATCCTGGCGAAGCTGGAGTTCTACAACCCCGCGGGGAGCGTCAAGGACCGCCTCGGTATCGCGATCGTCGATGCCGCCGAGGCATCCGGCGAACTCCTCCCCGGTGGCACGATCGTGGAGTCCACGAGCGGGAACACGGGAATCGCGCTCGCGATGGTGGGCGCCGCGCGCGGCTACCGCGTCATCCTCACGATGCCGGCGTCCATGTCGAAGGAGCGCCGGACGCTCCTCAAGGCGTTCGGTGCCGAACTCGTCCTGACCGACCCGACGAAGGGCATGTCGCACGCCGTCGACGAGGCCAAGCGCATCGTCGCCGAGACCCCCGGCGCCGTCTGGGCGCGGCAGTTCGAGAACGAGGCGAACCCGGCGATCCACCGGCGGACGACCGCCGAGGAGATCCTGCGCGACACGGACGGGAAGGTCGACTACTTCGTCGCCGGGATCGGCACCGCCGGCACCGTGACGGGCGTCGGTCAGGTCCTCAAGGAGCGGATCCCGGGCGTGAAGGTCGTCGGCGTCGAGCCGTCCGACTCCCCCATCCTCACGAAGGGTCACCCCGGACCGCACAAGATCCAGGGCATCGGACCCAACTTCGTCCCCGCCGTGCTCGACCGCGACGTGCTCGACGAGGTCATCGACGTCGAGTTCGACGACGCCATCCGCCTCGCGCGCGAGACCGCCACGAAGGACGGCATCCTCGTGGGCATGTCCAGCGGCGCGGCGATCTGGGCAGCGCTCGAGATCGCGAAGCGGCCCGAGGCTGCGGGAAAGACCATCGTCGTCATCATCCCCTCGTTCGGGGAGCGCTACCTGTCGACAGCGCTGTACGAGAACCTCTCCGAGGACTGACATGTCGGCGTGGTCGCGGATCCGCGAAGACATCGCCGCAGCGAGACTGCGCGACCCCGCGGCGCGCGGCGGGCTCGAGATCGCTCTGCTCTATCCCGGGCTGCACGCGATCTGGGCCCACCGCGCATGGCACGCGCTCTGGGTGCGCGGCCTGCGCTTCCCCGCGCGCGCCGGATCGCAGGTGACGCGGTGGCTCACGGGCGTCGAGATCCACCCGGGTGCCATCATCGGCCGGCGCTTCTTCATCGACCACGGCATGGGCGTCGTCATCGGCGAGACGGCAGAGATCGGTGACGACGTCATGCTTTACCACGGTGTCACCCTCGGCGGACGTCAGCGCGACGGCGGCAAGCGCCACCCCACCCTCGAAGACGGCGTCGCCGTGGGTGCGGGAGCGAAGATCCTCGGCCCGATCAGGATCGGTGCACACTCGCTCGTCGGGGCGAACGCCGTCGTGACGAAGGACGCCCCCGCCGACAGCGTCCT
This genomic stretch from Microbacterium sp. SLBN-146 harbors:
- the epsC gene encoding serine O-acetyltransferase EpsC — its product is MSAWSRIREDIAAARLRDPAARGGLEIALLYPGLHAIWAHRAWHALWVRGLRFPARAGSQVTRWLTGVEIHPGAIIGRRFFIDHGMGVVIGETAEIGDDVMLYHGVTLGGRQRDGGKRHPTLEDGVAVGAGAKILGPIRIGAHSLVGANAVVTKDAPADSVLVGVPAKPRSRRAGEDTRAILTAPEYVI
- the atpE gene encoding ATP synthase F0 subunit C produces the protein MDATTVLAQVSGSIATVGYGLAAIGPAIGVGIVVGKTIEGVARQPELAGRLQVLMWIGIAFTEALAFIGIATAFIFGF
- a CDS encoding L-threonylcarbamoyladenylate synthase, encoding MSSLFDCRDESQLLPGLREARRAIARGDLVVLPTDTVYGIAADAFNAEAVQNLLDTKGRGRQSPPPVLVPGVNTLRALAAEIPEPVERLIEEFWPGGLTIVLPAQPSLSWDLGETHGTVAVRMPANRFALELLEDTGPLAVSSANLTGMSASVLIDEAQQYLGDAVSVYLDGGPSDTGISSTIVDATTLVGGETPIVRVLREGAITRDQLREVLGDLLEPDPGAESDHTAQPGADAEPSTDAEPGAEPEPAVGGEDAVSSDGRA
- a CDS encoding F0F1 ATP synthase subunit gamma produces the protein MGAQLRVYKQKISSAQTTKKITKAMELIAASRIQKAMARVRASSPFARAVTRAVSAVSTHSNIDHPLTTERETIRRSAIVIFSSDRGLAGAFNSQILREGLELAELVRSQGKEPVFYLVGRKAVGYFQFRRMEAAAEWTGDTDTPHFTTAEEIAATLIDAYDRGGDDGGVDEINLVYNRFVSMMTQSPETVRLLPLEVVEAEESTGPAQVYPLYEFEPDAGVVLDALLPVYIQSRVFNALLQSSAAKHAATQKAMKSASDNADKLITDYTRLRNNARQAEITQQIAEIVGGADALSSSK
- the prmC gene encoding peptide chain release factor N(5)-glutamine methyltransferase — encoded protein: MTPTEPLSAALRRAAETLARAGVPDPVVDAELLAAHVLSTGRGSIQAALVRGDGIEPADAAMFDDLVARRATRVPLQHLTGTAPFRHLELSVGPGVFVPRPETEIVAQLAIDALRAAASPAPIAVDLGTGSGAIALSLATEVPHAQVHAAENSVDAFLWTKENFARFGADNARLAFVDLADAFPELDGMVSVVVSNPPYVPDAAIPRDPEVRFFDPPAALYGGADGLDVVRTLSRVGLRLAHPGGIIVIEHGEWQGEPIRELLSADGWRAAATHPDLTMRDRATTAIRP
- a CDS encoding F0F1 ATP synthase subunit delta: MGSATTQALAATTAALGAASGVDLAVARELFAAARAVGDSSQLSGALADSAAAPAARRKVVSDVFSSAFSPATTSLLSTVVDQRWSSASDLVEGIEELAVRAAATAEPNADVESELFRFSRMVAANPELELALGSRLGDSAAKGALVEKLLAGRTSDATTLIAASLVQLSRERRVRQVLGRAQQLVADQRGRTVAMVTTAVPLSDAQITRLTAALSQRYGTAVAINTVIDRSVVGGLRVQIADDVIDASVSSRLADLRQRLAG
- a CDS encoding F0F1 ATP synthase subunit B, whose protein sequence is MLNALVAYAAEEGESYNPLFPAAYDIIWSAVCFVVILFVFWKVALPRMKKLLDERGAAIEGNIAKADEAQRKAEAALAEYTAQLADARKEAGTIRDAAREDGKKIIAEAKDAATAEAARVTASAHAQIEAERQTALVSLRSEVGSLALDLAGGVIGERLSDDAKAQAVVDRFLADLEASEGAKA
- the cysK gene encoding cysteine synthase A, whose product is MPGIHPDITTAFGDTPLVKLNRVAEGVDATILAKLEFYNPAGSVKDRLGIAIVDAAEASGELLPGGTIVESTSGNTGIALAMVGAARGYRVILTMPASMSKERRTLLKAFGAELVLTDPTKGMSHAVDEAKRIVAETPGAVWARQFENEANPAIHRRTTAEEILRDTDGKVDYFVAGIGTAGTVTGVGQVLKERIPGVKVVGVEPSDSPILTKGHPGPHKIQGIGPNFVPAVLDRDVLDEVIDVEFDDAIRLARETATKDGILVGMSSGAAIWAALEIAKRPEAAGKTIVVIIPSFGERYLSTALYENLSED
- a CDS encoding MraY family glycosyltransferase is translated as MKQYIFTIILTAALTFVLTWVVWRLSLRYKLYPGIRERDVHKNPTPRLGGVAMFLGVATAVLLSAPNPFFSLIWAQPERVWAILGATLLIVVVGVLDDLWDLDWLIKLGAQFLAAGIIAWFGGLQIYALPIGGITVWSSWVSVTLTVFAIVVVMNAVNFIDGLDGLVAGVCLIANVVFFAYSYLFSRDTGASTYFNLASFIAAVLIGACIGFLPLNWSPAKLFMGDSGALMLGLLMATSAIAITGNIPPALVDDNDSFGRSQLLGAFIPILLPIVVVLLPLLDFGLAVIRRVGAGKSPFSPDRKHLHHRMLDMGHSDRDAVLIFYAWTAVVSLAFLLMYIGTQSDWPGEYLIGVAFGVVGVAICLVLTFLPSRRRAASDLLPAPPHVQEDAR
- the atpA gene encoding F0F1 ATP synthase subunit alpha, which encodes MAELSISPDVIRDALKDFVAAYEPTGAAATEVGTVIDAADGIAHVEGLPGVMANELVTFADGTLGLAQNLDEHEIGVVVLGEFSGIEAGMQVTRTGEVLSVPVGDGYLGRVVDPLGNPIDGLGSISPLDGRRALELQAPGVMQRKSVHEPLQTGIKAIDAMIPVGRGQRQLIIGDRQTGKTAIAIDTIINQKANWESGDATKQVRCIYVAIGQKGSTIASVKGALEDAGAMEYTTIVAAPASDPAGFKYLAPYTGSAIGQHWMYDGKHVLIIFDDLSKQAEAYRAVSLLLRRPPGREAYPGDVFYLHSRLLERCAKLSDELGAGSMTGLPIIETKANDVSAYIPTNVISITDGQIFLQSDLFNANQRPAVDVGISVSRVGGDAQVKSIKKVSGTLKLELAQYRSLEAFAMFASDLDAASRRQLARGARLTELLKQPQYDPYPVEAQVVSIWAGTNGKLDTIEVEDVLAFERELIDYLRRNTSILDTLRETNVLDDATAAELAKKTDEFILEFQSGKGQAIGKPGHEEVAAAEAEDVNQEKIVKGRR
- the atpB gene encoding F0F1 ATP synthase subunit A, with the translated sequence MIQLLATLAVVLIFWLGTRRMRVVPGRFQSLVEMGLDFVRVNIAHDLLGKKDGDRFLPILTTIFFMVLFMNITGIIPGLNIAGTSIIAVPLLLAVVSYVTFIYAGLKKSPKNFFKNSLFPSGVPWPIYIIVTPIELISTFVIRPVTLTLRLLMNMMVGHLLLVLFFAATQFFLFDLGGWWSALAAGSLAFGFAFTLFEILVSVLQAYVFALLTAVYIQLAVAEEH